From a region of the Gossypium raimondii isolate GPD5lz chromosome 10, ASM2569854v1, whole genome shotgun sequence genome:
- the LOC105776649 gene encoding uncharacterized protein LOC105776649, translating into MGAACSRKRDQLDNVDGFDRGVSGRYCKSGSSKWLATTLSRPILEIQREKKKCPSLLELCTHKIREDIDNYVSFSTLPRDLSQQIFNELVKSQRLTDVSLEAFRDCALQDLYLGDYPGVNENWMDVISSQGSSLLSLDLSGSDVSDPGLIYLKDCVNLQDLNLNYCDQISDRGLKHISGLSNLRSLTFRRNSAITAQGMAALSGLVNLMKLDLEKCPGIHGGLIHIKGLTKLESLSIKWCNCITDADMKPLSGLTNLKSLQISCSKVTDFGITYLKGLQNLSVLNLEGCPVTASCFDTLSVLVSLLYLNLSRCNLSDDGCEKLSKLGNLKVLNLGFNDISDACLIHLKGLTNLESLNLDSCRIGDNGLVHLTGLQNLKCLELSDTEVGSNGLRYLSGLCKLESINLSFTVVSDGGLRELSGLTSLKSLNLDARQITDAGLAALTSLTGLTHLDLFGARITDSGTSHLRNLKNLRSLEICGGGLTDAGVKNIKDLSSLSLLNLSQNCNLTDKTLEMISGLTGLISLNVSNSRVTSAGLRHLKPLKNLRSLTLEACKVTANDIRRLQSAGLPNLVNFRPE; encoded by the exons ATGGGGGCTGCTTGTTCTAGGAAAAGAGACCAACTGGACAATGTAGATGGTTTCGACAGAGGGGTTTCGGGAAGATATTGCAAAAGTGGGAGTTCGAAGTGGTTAGCAACAACTCTTTCTAGACCTATTCTAGAAATTCAAAGGGAGAAAAAGAAATGTCCATCACTTTTGGAATTATGCACCCATAAAATTCGGGAG GATATAGATAATTATGTTTCATTTTCTACTCTTCCAAGAGATCTAAGTCAGCAGATCTTCAATGAACTAGTGAAGTCACAACGTCTGACTGATGTTTCTCTTGAAGCTTTTCGAGACTGTGCTCTTCAG GACCTTTACCTGGGAGACTACCCCGGGGTTAATGAGAATTGGATGGATGTCATCTCTTCACAAGGCTCATCCTTGCTTTCACTAGACCTCTCTGGTTCTGATGTTTCGGATCCTGGATTGATATATCTCAAAGATTGCGTGAACCTtcaagatttaaatttaaattactgTGACCAGATTTCTGACCGTGGGCTAAAACACATCAGTG GTCTGTCAAACTTGAGGAGTCTCACTTTTCGGAGAAACAGTGCAATCACTGCACAAGGAATGGCCGCCTTATCTGGCCTAGTAAACCTGATGAAGCTGGACCTGGAAAAATGTCCTGGGATTCATGGGGGGCTTATTCACATCAAAG GTTTGACAAAGTTAGAGTCTCTTAGTATTAAATGGTGTAATTGCATAACAGATGCTGATATGAAGCCTCTTTCAG GGCTTACAAACTTGAAAAGCTTACAGATTTCCTGTAGTAAGGTTACAGATTTTGGCATCACTTATTTAAAAG GTCTGCAAAATCTTTCTGTTTTGAACTTGGAGGGCTGCCCAGTTACAGCTTCGTGCTTTGATACTCTTTCAG TGCTTGTATCTCTGTTATATTTGAATCTTAGCAGATGCAATTTATCCGATGATGGATGTGAGAAGCTTTCAA AGCTTGGTAATCTGAAAGtattgaacttgggtttcaatgACATCAGTGATGCATGTTTGATACACCTAAAAG GTTTGACAAATTTGGAGAGCTTGAACTTGGATTCATGTAGAATTGGCGATAATGGGCTGGTTCACTTGACAG gtcttcaaaatttgaaatgtttggAGTTGTCTGATACTGAAGTTGGAAGCAATGGTCTTCGCTATCTTTCTG GTTTGTGTAAGCTGGAGAGTATAAACCTGTCATTCACTGTTGTTTCTGATGGTGGATTAAGAGAACTGTCTGGACTAACGTCTCTTAAATCACTTAATTTGGATGCTCGTCAAATCACAGATGCTGGACTTGCAGCTCTTACAA GTTTGACTGGGCTGACTCATCTTGATCTTTTTGGAGCCCGTATCACAGATTCTGGGACAAGTCACTTACGAA ATTTGAAGAACTTGCGCTCCTTGGAAATCTGTGGTGGAGGTTTGACCGATGCTGGTGTGAAGAATATTAAAGATCTTTCATCCCTGTCGCTGCTAAATCTGTCACAGAACTGTAACCTGACAGATAAAACTTTGGAGATGATCTCCG GGTTGACAGGATTGATCTCTTTGAACGTTTCAAATTCCCGTGTGACAAGTGCAGGACTGAGACATCTAAAGCCCCTGAAGAACTTAAGATCTCTGACCTTGGAGGCTTGCAAGGTCACAGCAAATGACATAAGGAGGCTTCAGTCAGCTGGTCTCCCTAATCTGGTAAACTTCCGCCCCGAGTAG